The DNA region TTAGAACAGTTGCACATGCAATTCCTGCAAACAAACACATGGAAACTTCATTGGTAACCAGCCCCATTGCagaagaatttaagaaaatactTAAGCAGATTGAAAACTGTTTTATAAACAGAAATTATTCCTCCCTATGGAGACAACTACCTCTGCACCCAAAAACAGAACAAGAATGTTGAAAACAAGAAGGCTTTGtagtcaaataaaaaaaataaagaagagtttACTGACGAGAATACACCACTCACCATCACCAGACACATCATTTGTAGCATTTGCAACCTGCTTTACAAGGCTAGCGCCGATATTCTTGACCCCATCTTGGAACTCAGTGCTCTTTGCTACTGTAACACCATCTTTTGTCACTTAGGAGCCCCAAAACTTTGTTCCAAAATACATTACGACCCTACACAATGAGTgccaaaatattgaaaaaatccACGCGtaccaaatatttttaaaatataataaccaaAATTTAACTGTCTTAAGATTGTCAACCCTCCATCAAAACACCGAAAACAAGTATAAATTGTGTCGAATGAAAAGTACTAGAATCACTCACTCTAGATCCCATGGTAACTCTTACAGCATCAGCGAGTTTTTCAACACCCTTAAGATTGGCCCTGTCTCTTATCTTTTCTTGAGTGAGGATTCTTTTGCGGCAAAGAGTTTACTCAGTACTCAAGTCACTAAGTTTCACTTCATTGCTAAACAACCCCATTTCCTGTTAGTACTTGAACAATTTTTAtgtacattttttatatataatttatatacataaatagattatgtattattttatgataagataaatttaaattaaaaataaaataatattttattttatggtaatacattatttgtatattcaaatagTATaccaaactatatataaaaaatatgtatacataatattacttaattttattacataatcataaaactatgtatacatattttttagcaTACAAAtgagtatacagataatatatcattatgtaattaggtgagtttaaattaataacaaaataatacctaataatatgatgacatatcatgtATATAtctattgtataattaaattttaaattaaagataaaaataatattcaatcaaataataacatattatttatatatttaaattttatatatataaatatggcATTCCTCTGCCAATATCAtgagttattatattatattattgtagttaattaaataaaataataatgataataaaagggtatattattattattattccagTGAAGTGTTAATGTTTTATGAGAGCTGAGTGTAAATGTAGCTTGGAAAATACTCTATCCagccaactttaagatatgatcATTAAAATTGTTAGGTGGGATATTCGACTTGGACAAAATAGAATTTCCATTCGTGCAAGTAAGTAAAGTTATATTTCTCGgttcaaataatatgaataatttgcCCATTATATACAGAATTTATAGAAGAAGGGAATTTCTCTGAATCCTTCTAGATGGCATTATGGCACCAAGTTCAGAACTCTTATTATAACATTTAATgtaaagaaggagaaaaaaaaaaaaaaaaaaaagagaagctcGGATTATTACTGTATAATTGGCTGATGATGAGAGACACGGCTTATCTTGACTGATCATAcaacaaaaacacaacaaatcCATGAACAAACTGTAAAGTGGGGAGATTAAGGGGGTCTCATTTTCTTAATCTATCGAGGAGTTGAACAAGCTTGGCTGTTGTCAATGGCTTCTCTTGATAATCGTCTAAGCCAGCTTCCATAAACGCTTGCTTTTCTTGCTCCAGGGACCGCGTTGTGACGCCTACAATCAAGCTGCGAACGCCCATCGCACGGAGCCTCCTTGTGGCCTCAATGCCATTCATGACGGGCATGTCCATGTCCATCAAAATGAGGTCAAAATGATGGCCTGAAGAGTGGGCATCTACGGCTTCTTTGCCATTTCCAACCACTTGATTTTCAACGCCGAGATTTTGTAGTAGTTGTTGATGAATGGCTCGGTTCACCATGTTGTCATCTACAACCAAAGCTCTTATCTTGCTTCTCCCATCACCAGCTCTCTTGAAATGCGACATCAGCTTCTTTAATTTCCCTAACACAACGCACATATATCACTGAATTAGTAAATTGCATGATGACTGTAaactaaaaccttaaaaatgaCCAAGTAGAAGTAAAAAAGAAGAAGGGTTTGGTTTGTGTCAACGGAGCCACCTCTGACCTCTCTgatagaaagagagaaagtCTCTTCAAATTGctagaaaagagaaagaggacACGTTGGGACAAGTATTTCTGGTAAAAATAGGATTACagtgagagaaagagagaaactgTGGATGCTCTGAGATATTGAGTGTATCAGTTGGATTTTGTTCAAGATCTACAAAATCTATCAACgtgattttttttccatatacGTCGATAACAACATTTAAGAAATCTTCAGAGcatctttatatgttttgccgattatggtaaaaaattttataattgatttatatttgtcATCTGCTTTGATTGTCTGTTTCTATTTTCTCTCTACCCTACTAGGAGTATTTCTCGCTACCCTAGTAGTAGCAGTTCAATTCAACAGACAATAATATATATGCCACTATCTGACCTTGATTGATTCTATGGATAAGATGGATTTAATCGATTTCGAGAtcgaattttaatttggtaatttatttCAATAGCGGCTCTTttatccatttaattttatattttgtttcacTGATAAAACAAACTATTTATgtagtaaaatttttttgtcctcGAAACAACTTTGAATTAAATCGGAAGTTAAATAGAGAATACTATGGCAAAACTCATTCATAAAAACACACAAAATTCGTAAccatcaatattatttatttgaagaaaatttctttgaaatgTGCATAATGTAAGCTAAGATTTCTCTTGTATAGTAATGACCTAACCCAATATTACAATTGTACACTAACAAGATTTCTCCACATCACAAAATCTTAAATGCACAATTCTTTGTATATGAGTCATATTGTTTGCAGTCATCTGGCATTGtgtatcaattcaaatttaaactcaaactgaataTTATGCCTTCAATCCAAGCTCAAATTGGCTCCGATCAAAGGTTCATAACTGGCAAATTTAACATTTGCGGTTTATTTAAGAGGGAATCCAAGACCAAGATAATCCACAAAGTTAATAATACAAGGTTATATAAAGACCAGCAACCCCCCATTAATGAGGTTTTATTACGACTGACTTGGGTACTTTGACGATAACTGTTTTGTACGTAATTTCACGTTTGCTTATTTATTGCTATAATAAAAGATTAGTCCAACAGATCATTCCTCACGTTTGCAGGTGGAGCAGAGGCAGAGCATTGATAATCCTAATAcccaataaataattttaaaaaaataaatactcgAGATTAAATGTATCTTTCCCTTATATTTAATCACTCCAGAAAACCAATGTGCTGCCTATAAGTAGACTATAAAGAAATACTATCCTACAAGTATACAAAtacagaaaaataatatacagataaaatattattttatttttaatttaaaattacttaattatataatatatttaaagtttaaatatcCTGCTGGTCACACCAATAAAATGGATTTCTGATTACTTAGATGAATGTGTTCTGgcaaaaaactgaaatttaattGATGGAATTGGGATTCAGTTAAATTAATGAAGTGAGCGACGACAACACATCCATTCTATAAAGTTGATTCTGCGGTTATTTGTTGACGTTCTGCAAATGAAAACGATTTCTCCGAAAGccaattttctttcttgaatataatgatataaacaGACACTGTTCAAGCGTTCATTACAACACCAGCGTATTACTGTACCGAAATTTGTTTCCTCTCCCTCAAAACAACACAAACTTGCACACATGggacaaaaataatatatctaaacCGTAAAATagaactaaaagaaaaaaaaaaaaaaatcctcaaacTACATTCACTCAATATACAAATACACAACAATGAATAAGCAACAAT from Mangifera indica cultivar Alphonso chromosome 8, CATAS_Mindica_2.1, whole genome shotgun sequence includes:
- the LOC123223289 gene encoding two-component response regulator 24-like, with the translated sequence MCVVLGKLKKLMSHFKRAGDGRSKIRALVVDDNMVNRAIHQQLLQNLGVENQVVGNGKEAVDAHSSGHHFDLILMDMDMPVMNGIEATRRLRAMGVRSLIVGVTTRSLEQEKQAFMEAGLDDYQEKPLTTAKLVQLLDRLRK